A region of the Arachis hypogaea cultivar Tifrunner chromosome 15, arahy.Tifrunner.gnm2.J5K5, whole genome shotgun sequence genome:
TCATTCATTAttgattaattttataatttttttaacaagtcTCCAAGTTAGTGTTTCAAAAAGAGACAAAGACAACGATTGAAAGAAGTTTTAGTATTATATTTGGTGTAAAGTGAGACATATACTGAAATAAGAATTtagttctaatttaatttgcataaaaaataaaaatggaattaattaattgaaatgaaggtattttaggtataagatattattaaaattttagtttttgtcccaaaaatttttaattcctGTCTCTACTTTTTAGAAGTACTAAAATTctagagataaaaattaaaatttagtatcaatatctgaactaacaaacatatATTAGAATTAGCCTCTCAATTTCCGTTCCAATGCTTCAAATGATTCCAATTATTTCGGGAATGAAGTTTAGTTTAGTTGGATTAATAGTACTGCGCCATTTGtcatgttattaaaaaaattgtttgattttttcGTTAACAATATTTCCTAAGACTAAGAATCTAAGATATTAAGAATTACATCGACCTTCTCCTTTACcaacaaagaagaaaaatctgCGTCCGTTTTTTCCTTCATTAAAGAaggtattaatataaattaaaattataattatccaAGCTGGagtagctcagttggttagagcgtgTGGCTGTTAACCACAAGGTCGAAGGTTCAAGCCCTTCCTCTAGCGTATTATACTTTCCTTTGCAGTTCTTATAATCTTTCGTTTTGCTATGCGTATGATCCATTCAAAAACAGACTTCGGGAGCAAGAAAAGCACGGTTTATGTTCTGGCCCCCTTCAGAACGCTTTCGAGGCAGTGGCTGAGTGACACGCACACTTTGACATTCTCCCAAGTCCCAAACCGTGGCATTCTCCAACCTCCACGCAGCCCAAAAAAAATGAACATTGTGCTTAAACGAGGGCTCCGAAGCTTATCAACGACTAAAATCACTGCTGAACCTTCCTTCGTACTCTCACGTTCCTCACTTCGCTTTCTATCTTTGAAACCCTCCTCCAACTACGTCGTCCCCAGCACCGCGGCCAAGATCGCCGACGCTGACGATGACGACGAAGCCGGAGATGATGTCACTCGTTCGCGCGGCTCTTCATCTTCCATTGTCGAACCACCTGTCACCCCAACCCTCCTTCAGCCGAGAGTCGTGGTTTACGACGGAGTTTGCCATCTCTGTCACGGAGGTTTATTCCCCTTTCTTGCCTTCTCTACTTTGATCATACTCATTTTATTccatttttcaatatatatttttatttttcgagAAATTTccgaattattttttttatctgatTCTGGATATTAGCGGCTGGTTAAACAGAAGTGAAATTTTATTAGTAGAAGCTGCGGGAAGAATAAGGGTAATTAGGGAAATATAAAAGCCTTTCGATTATTTTTTTAAGCTCTAGAACTTTGTTGTATAAATTATGATGGTTTACAAACgcgttttttgtttattttattttattttttaaaaattaaaattgtgtgTCTTTAACGCTCAATGGTTTTTTATTGTGTGCTCTGTTTTGTGGACCCTTGAGCCTTTTGTTTCTATACAGCCTTGTGCTCCAAGGGGAATTAGGAAACAACAATATTGGAGGGAATGCTCTTATCTTGGGGATTTCGTGAATACCAATGCATATCTAATTGGCATccatggtttggatttttttttctagaTCAATAGGGATTGGACAGTTGCTTTCCCTTGTTTGTTGTTCCCACGAAATTTATATCTTTAAAGTTTAGACTGTTAGTGTCCAACATTATCATTATAAACCCGAGCGGTGAGTTTTCCAGTAGGTTATTGTTACTTTGCAAATGCAATGGTGAAACTGTAGTATAATTTATCTAATCTCTTGTAATTTATTTAATCTCTTGAGGATAACTTTAGTTATGGGGGATGGAAACTGCCTCTATAATGTTATATGAATCACAAATCAAGCATGGGGGAGTTAAGTGTTGTTCATAGTGATTTGAGCACTACAGTATTAAAAATTGAACCtggactaattattaatttttctaaaatctgGCTTTACTTGCTGGCCTGTCCACTGAAAGAAAAAAAGACTGGACTACGTTTTACTTTGTATGTGAAGAAAGAAAAGTCAATTTTGCAAGCCTTGTTTACCTCATTGTTCCACGTTTGATGTGTAGTCTAGTGTTTTGGTCTCTTATATCTTGACAATTCTGTATTGACAGGAGTGAAATGGGTAATCAGGGCAGACAAGGACAAAAAGATAAAATTCTGTTGTGTTCAGTCTGAAGCCGCGGAGCCCTATTTGAGAGCATGTGGTCTTGAAAGAGAGGATGTACTCCGCCGCTTTTTATTTGTTGAAGGCCTCAACGCATATTCTCAGGGATCTACTGGTCAGAATTCTCTTATTCATTCTGTTTTAGCTTCACTGATATCCATTTTGTCCTTTTGGTTGTCTTAAATTATCTGCATGACATTATTTTTGGCCATGCCTATGTATGcacaatatttttaacataaatccA
Encoded here:
- the LOC112750077 gene encoding uncharacterized protein, giving the protein MRMIHSKTDFGSKKSTVYVLAPFRTLSRQWLSDTHTLTFSQVPNRGILQPPRSPKKMNIVLKRGLRSLSTTKITAEPSFVLSRSSLRFLSLKPSSNYVVPSTAAKIADADDDDEAGDDVTRSRGSSSSIVEPPVTPTLLQPRVVVYDGVCHLCHGGVKWVIRADKDKKIKFCCVQSEAAEPYLRACGLEREDVLRRFLFVEGLNAYSQGSTAALRVLSYLPLPYSALSTLWVIPTPIRDAVYDYVAKKRYEWFGKAEDCLVLQEKELLERFIDREEMMGRDQHL